A genomic region of Neisseria cinerea contains the following coding sequences:
- a CDS encoding M23 family metallopeptidase, with translation MAIFPLSEKHRKYALRTLAVTIILSSAAIIALPDKTEHIKPRSIEQKLPPVSWSSSTRTAYWAQEAVQPGDSLGDVLARLGIARDDIVQITGKYGGATDMRYLRADQSVHVLVGSDGSAREVQFFTDEEGERNFVALEKKGGTWQRSGSEADMKVLPTLRSVVVKTSARGALARAEVPVEIRESLSGIFAGRFNLADLQEGDIVRLLYDSLYFHGQQMATGDILAAEVVKGGTNYQAFYYRSGSKGSEGGNYYDQDGTVVQQKTGFNIEPLVYTRISSPFGYRMHPTLHTWRLHTGIDYAAPSGTPVKASADGIITFKGWKGGYGNAVMIQHANGIETLYAHLSAFSQAQGNVRSGEVIGFVGSTGRSTGPHLHYEARINGQPVNPASVALPTPELTQADKAEFARQKQEADALLASIRGIPVAVSQTD, from the coding sequence ATGGCAATCTTTCCGCTTTCGGAAAAGCATCGGAAATACGCGCTTCGTACGCTTGCCGTTACGATTATTCTGTCATCAGCGGCAATTATCGCCTTACCGGACAAGACGGAGCATATTAAGCCGCGGAGCATAGAACAAAAGCTGCCGCCGGTGTCTTGGAGCAGCAGCACCCGGACGGCTTATTGGGCGCAGGAAGCCGTACAGCCCGGGGACTCGCTCGGAGACGTGCTGGCGCGTTTGGGCATCGCTCGGGACGATATCGTCCAGATAACGGGAAAGTATGGCGGCGCAACCGATATGAGGTATTTGCGGGCCGACCAGTCGGTTCATGTTTTGGTCGGCAGCGACGGCAGTGCGCGCGAAGTGCAGTTTTTTACCGATGAGGAGGGCGAACGCAATTTTGTCGCTCTGGAGAAAAAAGGCGGCACATGGCAGCGGTCAGGTTCCGAAGCGGACATGAAAGTATTACCCACGCTGCGTTCGGTTGTAGTCAAAACCTCGGCACGCGGCGCGTTGGCGCGGGCGGAAGTACCTGTCGAAATCCGCGAATCCTTGAGCGGGATTTTTGCCGGCCGTTTCAACCTTGCAGACCTTCAGGAAGGAGATATCGTACGCCTGCTCTACGACAGCCTGTATTTTCACGGTCAACAAATGGCGACAGGCGATATTTTGGCGGCGGAAGTTGTCAAAGGCGGCACAAACTACCAAGCGTTTTATTACCGTTCCGGCAGCAAAGGTTCGGAAGGCGGCAACTATTACGATCAAGACGGCACAGTCGTACAACAGAAAACAGGGTTCAACATCGAACCGCTGGTTTACACCCGTATTTCTTCGCCTTTCGGCTACCGTATGCACCCTACCCTGCACACGTGGAGGCTGCACACCGGCATCGATTACGCCGCACCTTCGGGCACGCCGGTCAAGGCTTCCGCCGACGGCATCATCACATTTAAGGGCTGGAAAGGAGGTTACGGCAACGCAGTCATGATACAGCACGCCAACGGTATAGAAACGCTGTATGCACATTTAAGCGCGTTCTCACAGGCACAAGGCAATGTGCGCAGCGGAGAAGTAATCGGCTTCGTGGGTTCGACAGGGCGCTCGACCGGCCCCCACCTGCATTATGAGGCACGTATCAACGGACAACCCGTCAACCCCGCCTCGGTCGCATTGCCGACACCCGAATTAACGCAGGCAGACAAAGCGGAGTTTGCCAGACAGAAACAGGAAGCTGACGCGCTGCTGGCATCAATACGCGGCATACCTGTTGCCGTGTCGCAAACGGATTAA
- the dxs gene encoding 1-deoxy-D-xylulose-5-phosphate synthase encodes MNPSPLLDLIDSPQDLRRLDKKQLPQVAAELREFLLESIGQTGGHFASNLGAVELTVALHYVYHTPEDKLVWDVGHQSYPHKILTGRKNQMHTMRRYGGLAGFPKRSESEYDAFGVGHSSTSIGAALGMAAADKILGSDRRSVAIIGDGAMTAGQAFEALNCAGDMDVNLLVILNDNEMSISPNVGALPKYLASNVVRDMRGLLSTIKAQSSKVLDKLPGAMELAQKVEHKIKTLAGEAEHARQSLSLFENFGFRYTGPVDGHNVEHLVDVLKDLRSRKGPQLLHVITKKGNGYKLAENDPVKYHAVANLPKDSTAETPMPSENKPAAKPTYTQVFGKWLCDQAAADSRLAAITPAMREGSGLVEFEQQFPDRYFDVGIAEQHAVTFAGGLACEGMKPVVAIYSTFLQRAYDQLVHDIALQNLPILFAVDRAGIVGADGPTHAGLYDLSFLRCVPNMIVAAPSDENECRLLLSTCYQANSPSAVRYPRGTGTGAPVSDGLETVEIGKGIIRREGKKTAFIAFGSMVAPALTVAEKLNATIADMRFVKPIDEELIVRLAQSHDYIVTAEENAEQGGAGSAVLEVLAKHGICKPVLLLGVADTVTEHGDPKKLLDDLGLSPEAVERRVRAWLPDRYAAN; translated from the coding sequence ATGAACCCAAGCCCCCTACTCGACCTGATTGACAGCCCGCAAGATTTGCGCCGCCTGGATAAAAAACAGTTGCCCCAAGTCGCCGCCGAGTTGCGAGAGTTTCTGCTGGAATCCATCGGTCAAACCGGCGGTCATTTCGCCAGCAACTTGGGCGCGGTCGAGCTTACCGTGGCTCTGCACTATGTTTATCATACACCTGAAGACAAGTTGGTTTGGGACGTCGGTCATCAAAGTTATCCGCACAAAATCCTGACCGGCCGCAAAAACCAAATGCACACCATGCGCCGCTACGGCGGTTTGGCGGGTTTCCCCAAGCGCAGTGAGTCCGAATACGATGCGTTTGGCGTGGGTCATTCTTCCACCTCCATCGGCGCGGCGTTGGGCATGGCGGCGGCTGACAAAATTTTGGGCAGCGACCGCCGCAGCGTCGCCATTATCGGCGACGGCGCGATGACGGCGGGTCAGGCGTTTGAAGCCTTGAACTGCGCAGGCGACATGGACGTGAACCTGCTGGTCATTCTCAACGACAACGAAATGTCGATTTCCCCCAACGTCGGCGCGCTGCCGAAATACCTCGCCAGCAACGTCGTGCGCGATATGCGCGGCCTGTTGAGCACCATCAAAGCCCAATCGAGCAAGGTTTTAGACAAGCTGCCCGGCGCGATGGAGCTCGCCCAAAAAGTCGAACACAAAATCAAAACGCTGGCGGGTGAAGCAGAACACGCAAGGCAGTCGCTGTCTTTGTTTGAAAACTTCGGCTTCCGCTACACCGGCCCCGTGGACGGTCATAACGTCGAACATCTGGTTGACGTATTGAAAGACTTGCGCAGCCGCAAAGGCCCGCAACTGCTGCACGTCATCACCAAAAAAGGCAACGGCTACAAACTCGCCGAAAACGACCCCGTCAAATACCACGCCGTTGCCAACCTGCCCAAAGACAGTACTGCGGAAACCCCTATGCCGTCTGAAAACAAACCCGCAGCCAAACCGACCTATACGCAAGTGTTCGGCAAATGGCTGTGCGACCAGGCGGCGGCAGACTCACGATTGGCGGCGATTACCCCCGCCATGCGCGAGGGCAGCGGACTGGTTGAATTCGAACAACAATTTCCCGACCGCTATTTCGACGTCGGCATTGCCGAGCAGCACGCCGTTACCTTTGCCGGCGGTTTGGCTTGCGAAGGCATGAAGCCCGTCGTCGCCATTTATTCCACCTTCCTCCAGCGCGCCTATGACCAACTGGTGCACGACATCGCCCTGCAAAACCTGCCCATTTTGTTTGCCGTTGACCGTGCGGGCATCGTCGGCGCGGACGGCCCGACCCATGCCGGTTTGTACGATTTGAGCTTCTTGCGCTGCGTGCCGAACATGATTGTTGCCGCGCCGAGCGATGAAAACGAATGCCGCCTGCTGCTTTCGACCTGCTATCAGGCAAATTCACCGTCCGCCGTCCGTTATCCGCGCGGCACGGGTACGGGCGCGCCCGTTTCAGACGGCCTCGAAACCGTGGAAATCGGCAAGGGCATTATCCGCCGCGAAGGTAAGAAAACCGCATTCATCGCCTTCGGCAGCATGGTTGCCCCCGCATTGACGGTTGCCGAAAAACTGAACGCCACCATCGCTGATATGCGCTTCGTCAAACCAATAGACGAGGAACTCATCGTCCGCCTCGCCCAAAGCCACGATTACATCGTTACCGCCGAAGAAAACGCCGAACAAGGCGGCGCAGGCAGCGCGGTGCTGGAAGTATTGGCGAAACACGGCATCTGCAAACCCGTCTTGCTTTTGGGCGTTGCCGATACCGTAACCGAACACGGCGACCCGAAAAAACTTTTGGACGATTTGGGCTTGAGTCCCGAAGCGGTTGAACGCCGCGTGCGTGCATGGCTGCCGGACCGATATGCGGCAAACTAA
- the xerC gene encoding tyrosine recombinase XerC, whose amino-acid sequence MGLDGLAAYLDAYLENIVREGKSEHTVAAYRRDLQELLALLEEMPSANPPNCTRGDFVQALRRLSGRGLGERTLARKLSSWRQYCVWLVKRGLMHADPTADIKPPKQPERIPKALPQECLNQMLDLPVDDSDALALRDHALFELMYGSGLRLSEIHGLDTGNVWLDEGWVRVTGKGRKQRQVPLTGKSVEALKNYLPLRQTASDGKALFTGRNGTRLSQRQIQKRLESWAAQNGDGRHISPHMMRHSYASHLLQSSRDIRAVQELLGHSSLSTTQIYTKLDFDHIARLYDEAHPRAKRQEK is encoded by the coding sequence ATGGGTTTGGACGGACTTGCGGCATACTTGGACGCTTATTTGGAAAATATCGTGCGCGAGGGTAAATCGGAGCATACGGTTGCCGCATACCGGCGCGACTTGCAGGAACTGCTTGCCCTTCTGGAAGAAATGCCGTCTGCAAACCCTCCAAATTGCACGCGCGGCGACTTCGTACAGGCATTACGCCGGCTGTCCGGCCGCGGTTTGGGGGAACGGACGCTGGCTCGCAAACTTTCGTCTTGGCGGCAGTATTGCGTTTGGCTGGTAAAGCGCGGCCTGATGCACGCCGACCCGACCGCCGATATCAAACCACCGAAACAGCCAGAACGTATCCCGAAAGCACTCCCTCAAGAATGTTTGAACCAGATGCTCGACCTGCCTGTAGATGACAGCGACGCATTGGCATTGCGCGACCACGCACTGTTCGAACTGATGTACGGCAGCGGTTTACGCCTGAGCGAGATACACGGCCTGGATACAGGCAATGTGTGGTTGGACGAAGGCTGGGTGCGCGTAACCGGCAAAGGAAGAAAACAACGCCAGGTCCCGCTGACCGGGAAAAGCGTAGAAGCTTTAAAAAACTATTTGCCGCTACGTCAGACGGCATCGGACGGCAAAGCCCTGTTTACCGGCAGGAACGGTACGCGCCTGAGCCAACGCCAAATACAAAAGCGCCTCGAATCATGGGCGGCGCAAAACGGCGACGGCAGGCACATTTCCCCGCACATGATGAGGCACAGCTACGCCAGCCATCTGTTGCAGTCCTCGCGCGACATCAGGGCTGTACAGGAGCTGCTCGGTCACAGCAGCCTTTCAACCACGCAGATTTACACCAAACTCGATTTCGACCACATCGCCCGCCTGTATGACGAAGCTCATCCGCGCGCCAAACGGCAGGAAAAATAA
- the fba gene encoding class II fructose-bisphosphate aldolase (catalyzes the reversible aldol condensation of dihydroxyacetonephosphate and glyceraldehyde 3-phosphate in the Calvin cycle, glycolysis, and/or gluconeogenesis), which translates to MALVSMRQLLDHAAENSYGLPAFNVNNLEQMRAIMEAADQVDAPVIVQASAGARKYAGAPFLRHLILAAVEEFPHIPVVMHQDHGASPDVCQRSIQLGFSSVMMDGSLMEDGKTPSSYEYNVNATRTVVNFSHACGVSVEGEIGVLGNLETGEAGEEDGVGAVGKLSHDQMLTSVEDAVRFVKDTGVDALAIAVGTSHGAYKFTRPPTGDVLRIDRIKEIHQALPNTHIVMHGSSSVPQEWLKVINEYGGNIGETYGVPVEEIVEGIKHGVRKVNIDTDLRLASTGAVRRYLAENPSDFDPRKYLSKTIEAMKQICLDRYLAFGCEGQAGKIKPVSLEKMASRYAKGELNQIVK; encoded by the coding sequence ATGGCACTCGTATCCATGCGCCAACTGCTTGATCATGCTGCCGAAAACAGCTACGGCCTGCCCGCGTTCAACGTCAACAACCTCGAACAGATGCGCGCCATCATGGAGGCTGCAGACCAAGTCGACGCCCCCGTCATCGTACAGGCGAGTGCCGGTGCGCGCAAATATGCGGGTGCGCCGTTTTTACGCCACCTGATTTTGGCGGCTGTCGAAGAATTTCCGCACATCCCCGTCGTCATGCACCAAGACCACGGCGCATCTCCTGATGTGTGCCAACGCTCCATCCAACTGGGCTTCTCCTCCGTGATGATGGACGGCTCTCTGATGGAAGACGGCAAAACCCCTTCTTCTTATGAATACAACGTTAACGCCACCCGTACCGTGGTTAACTTCTCCCACGCTTGCGGCGTATCCGTTGAAGGCGAAATCGGCGTATTGGGCAACCTCGAAACCGGCGAAGCAGGCGAAGAAGACGGTGTAGGCGCAGTGGGCAAACTTTCCCACGACCAAATGCTGACCAGTGTCGAAGATGCCGTGCGCTTCGTTAAAGATACCGGCGTTGACGCATTGGCTATTGCCGTCGGAACCAGCCACGGCGCATACAAATTCACCCGTCCGCCCACAGGCGACGTATTACGTATCGACCGCATCAAAGAAATCCACCAAGCCCTGCCGAACACCCACATCGTGATGCACGGCTCCAGCTCCGTTCCGCAAGAATGGCTGAAAGTCATCAACGAATACGGCGGCAATATCGGCGAAACCTACGGCGTGCCGGTTGAAGAAATCGTCGAAGGCATCAAACACGGCGTGCGCAAAGTCAACATCGATACCGACTTGCGCCTTGCTTCCACCGGCGCGGTACGCCGCTACCTTGCTGAAAACCCGTCCGACTTTGACCCGCGCAAATACCTGAGCAAAACCATTGAGGCCATGAAGCAAATCTGCCTCGACCGCTATCTTGCGTTCGGTTGCGAAGGTCAGGCAGGCAAAATCAAACCTGTTTCGTTGGAAAAAATGGCAAGCCGTTATGCCAAGGGCGAATTGAACCAAATCGTCAAATAA
- a CDS encoding factor H-binding protein: MPSEPLFGRHLIFALTCLIDAVCKKRYHNQNVYILSILRMTRSKPVNRTTFCCLSLTAALILTACSSGGGGVAADIGAGLADALTAPLDHKDKGLQSLTLDQSVRKNEKLKLAAQGAEKTYGNGDSLNTGKLKNDKVSRFDFIRQIEVDGQLITLESGEFQVYKQSHSALTALQTEQVQDSEHSGKMVAKRQFRIGDIAGEHTSFDKLPEGGRATYRGTAFSSDDAGGKLTYTIDFAAKQGHGKIEHLKSPELNVDLAAADIKPDEKHHAVISGSVLYNQDEKGSYSLGIFGGKAQEVAGSAEVKTVNGIRHIGLAAKQ, from the coding sequence ATGCCGTCTGAACCGCTGTTCGGACGGCATTTGATTTTTGCTTTGACCTGCCTCATTGATGCAGTATGCAAAAAAAGATACCATAACCAAAATGTTTATATATTATCTATTCTGCGTATGACAAGGAGTAAACCTGTGAACCGAACTACCTTCTGTTGCCTTTCTTTGACCGCCGCCCTGATTCTGACCGCCTGCAGCAGCGGAGGGGGCGGTGTCGCCGCCGACATCGGTGCGGGGCTTGCCGATGCACTAACCGCACCGCTCGACCATAAAGACAAAGGTTTGCAGTCTTTGACGCTGGATCAGTCCGTCAGGAAAAACGAGAAACTGAAGCTGGCGGCACAAGGTGCGGAAAAAACTTATGGAAACGGCGACAGCCTCAATACGGGCAAATTGAAGAACGACAAGGTCAGCCGCTTCGACTTTATCCGTCAAATCGAAGTGGACGGGCAGCTCATTACCTTGGAGAGCGGAGAGTTCCAAGTGTACAAACAAAGCCATTCCGCCTTAACCGCCCTTCAGACCGAGCAAGTACAAGATTCGGAGCATTCAGGGAAGATGGTTGCGAAACGCCAGTTCAGAATCGGCGATATAGCGGGTGAACATACATCTTTTGACAAGCTTCCCGAAGGCGGCAGGGCGACATATCGCGGGACGGCGTTCAGTTCAGACGATGCCGGTGGAAAACTGACCTACACCATAGATTTCGCCGCCAAGCAGGGACACGGCAAAATCGAACATTTGAAATCGCCAGAACTCAATGTTGATCTGGCCGCCGCCGATATCAAGCCGGATGAAAAACACCATGCCGTCATCAGCGGTTCCGTCCTTTACAACCAAGACGAGAAAGGCAGTTACTCCCTCGGTATCTTTGGCGGAAAAGCCCAGGAAGTTGCCGGCAGCGCGGAAGTGAAAACCGTAAACGGCATACGCCATATCGGCCTTGCCGCCAAGCAATAA
- the tsaB gene encoding tRNA (adenosine(37)-N6)-threonylcarbamoyltransferase complex dimerization subunit type 1 TsaB codes for MQADFNRPVLAVDTGTSRLSLALRADGETRLFHQEVGSRQSELILPEIRTLFRDAGITAADLGAVVYAQGPGAFTGLRIGIGVAQGLATPFDTPLIGVPSLAAAASLPPPQSCILAATDARMGEVFYAWFDTLNCHRLSDYQVGRAADIRLPEGCAFSDGIGSAFALEEAPPFSGRPDMPTAADFLALAAKGGYAAVHAADAGLLYVRNKIALTAKEQAERRARP; via the coding sequence ATGCAAGCTGATTTTAACCGTCCCGTCCTGGCCGTCGATACCGGTACTTCCCGTTTGTCGCTCGCGCTGCGTGCCGACGGCGAAACCCGTCTGTTCCATCAGGAAGTCGGCAGCCGCCAGTCCGAACTGATTCTGCCGGAAATCCGCACCCTGTTCCGCGATGCGGGCATTACCGCCGCCGATTTGGGTGCGGTCGTATACGCACAGGGCCCCGGCGCGTTTACCGGACTGCGTATCGGCATCGGTGTGGCTCAGGGTTTGGCAACGCCGTTTGATACCCCCTTAATCGGCGTACCCTCGCTCGCTGCCGCCGCCTCGCTGCCGCCGCCGCAAAGCTGCATCCTTGCCGCTACGGACGCTCGTATGGGCGAAGTGTTTTATGCATGGTTCGATACGCTGAACTGCCACCGTTTGAGCGATTATCAGGTCGGGCGGGCGGCAGACATCCGGCTGCCGGAGGGATGCGCCTTTTCAGACGGCATAGGCAGCGCGTTCGCGCTGGAAGAGGCCCCGCCGTTCTCAGGCAGGCCGGATATGCCGACCGCCGCCGACTTTCTAGCATTGGCAGCCAAGGGCGGCTATGCTGCCGTCCATGCCGCAGACGCCGGTTTGCTCTACGTCCGCAACAAAATTGCCCTGACTGCCAAAGAACAGGCCGAACGGAGGGCGCGCCCGTGA
- the rimI gene encoding ribosomal protein S18-alanine N-acetyltransferase, whose amino-acid sequence MNIRRAVYADCAALAALDAVCNPSAWTQRQFESALVSPSEQVFLAEKDGRLAAFIVWQNLPDESELHLIATAPECRRRGVASALLEYWFAHLPEGTQRLLLEVRAGNIGAHALYAAHGFTDAGRRKNYYRTADGKTEDAVLMEKIC is encoded by the coding sequence GTGAACATCCGCCGTGCCGTTTATGCCGATTGCGCGGCGCTGGCCGCACTCGATGCCGTCTGCAACCCGTCCGCATGGACGCAACGCCAATTCGAATCCGCACTCGTTTCGCCGTCCGAACAGGTTTTCCTTGCGGAAAAAGACGGCAGGTTGGCCGCCTTTATCGTTTGGCAGAACCTGCCCGATGAATCCGAACTGCACCTGATTGCCACCGCGCCCGAATGCCGCCGCCGGGGTGTCGCGTCCGCCCTGCTCGAATATTGGTTCGCACATCTGCCCGAAGGCACGCAACGCCTGCTGCTCGAAGTCCGCGCGGGCAATATCGGCGCGCACGCGCTATATGCGGCACACGGCTTTACCGATGCGGGCAGGCGGAAAAACTATTACCGTACAGCCGACGGTAAAACCGAAGATGCCGTCTTAATGGAGAAAATATGTTAA
- a CDS encoding uracil-DNA glycosylase family protein — translation MLSARYLHLHEALGLGPMWLKRGAVVLPSATLPGNPTQIRLQKQTVLSIPQRPSEQHTGQARLKTMKVLETTAVHTRKPVPETETPLSGVSDGIAPVPAASGITKLAVVSLCPPTEDMVYGQLFHGKAGVLLDNILKAVGLDAAYVHKTSWVKTAAVGNPMPSEQAIENALGQIARELDGCRAPAVLFLGQAFVQTERQTMVETLCGSRPFFIIDHPARLLRQPELKARNWQVLKQLKRALQAGGS, via the coding sequence ATGTTAAGCGCGCGCTACCTCCACCTGCACGAAGCCTTGGGTTTGGGCCCGATGTGGTTGAAACGGGGAGCCGTCGTCCTGCCGTCCGCAACATTGCCGGGAAACCCGACACAAATCCGCCTGCAAAAGCAAACCGTCCTCAGTATTCCGCAGCGTCCGTCCGAACAGCATACCGGTCAGGCACGGCTCAAAACCATGAAAGTGTTGGAAACAACCGCCGTACATACGCGCAAACCCGTGCCTGAAACCGAAACGCCTCTGTCCGGTGTTTCAGACGGCATCGCCCCCGTTCCCGCCGCTTCGGGCATAACCAAACTTGCCGTCGTCAGCCTGTGTCCGCCGACCGAGGATATGGTTTACGGGCAGCTGTTCCACGGCAAAGCGGGTGTCCTGCTCGACAATATACTCAAAGCCGTAGGACTGGATGCCGCTTATGTACACAAGACCAGCTGGGTGAAAACCGCCGCCGTCGGCAACCCGATGCCGTCTGAACAGGCCATCGAGAATGCGTTGGGTCAAATCGCCAGGGAACTCGACGGCTGCCGCGCCCCGGCCGTCCTTTTCCTTGGGCAGGCTTTTGTCCAGACTGAACGGCAAACGATGGTTGAAACTTTGTGCGGCAGCCGTCCCTTCTTCATCATCGACCATCCCGCCCGGCTTTTACGCCAACCCGAACTCAAAGCCCGAAACTGGCAGGTGTTGAAACAGTTGAAACGCGCCTTGCAGGCAGGCGGCAGTTGA